Proteins from one Desulfovibrio sp. genomic window:
- a CDS encoding ABC transporter permease, whose amino-acid sequence MLRNLSWRLWRVWARNLMVYMRTWKVNFIPPLAEPALYILAFGAGLGGIVGSINVDGRDVGYTAYIAPGLVAASVMWQSFYENTYASFVRMYYQKTFDAMLATPLSLEDVITAEIFWGATKAVVGTLLMGAVIAAFGYIPWPQGLWLIPLSALGGLAFGAVAMWMTGITPTIDMFNLPIFLFITPMFLFSGAFFPVDGLPAWASGLAQTLPLYHLTQACRSVCLGEIGVGVLYNALYLAAFTVVFYPLAVGAMRKRLIK is encoded by the coding sequence ATGCTTCGCAATCTCTCCTGGCGGCTCTGGCGCGTGTGGGCCCGGAACCTCATGGTGTACATGCGCACCTGGAAGGTGAATTTCATTCCCCCACTGGCAGAGCCAGCCCTGTACATCCTGGCCTTCGGCGCCGGCCTGGGAGGTATCGTGGGGAGCATCAATGTGGACGGGCGCGATGTGGGCTACACCGCATACATCGCTCCGGGACTGGTGGCCGCCTCGGTGATGTGGCAGAGCTTCTACGAAAACACCTACGCCTCGTTCGTGCGCATGTACTATCAGAAGACGTTCGACGCCATGCTGGCCACACCGCTCTCCCTGGAGGACGTCATCACGGCGGAGATATTCTGGGGAGCCACCAAGGCGGTGGTGGGCACGCTGCTCATGGGCGCGGTGATCGCGGCCTTCGGGTATATCCCGTGGCCTCAGGGGCTGTGGCTCATCCCGCTGTCCGCCCTGGGGGGGTTGGCCTTCGGGGCCGTGGCCATGTGGATGACCGGCATAACGCCCACCATCGACATGTTCAACCTGCCGATATTTCTCTTCATCACGCCCATGTTCCTGTTCTCGGGGGCGTTCTTTCCGGTGGATGGACTTCCAGCATGGGCATCCGGCCTGGCCCAGACCCTGCCTCTCTACCACCTGACCCAGGCGTGCCGGTCGGTGTGTCTGGGGGAAATCGGGGTGGGGGTTCTCTATAACGCGCTCTACCTGGCCGCGTTTACTGTGGTGTTCTATCCGCTGGCCGTAGGAGCCATGAGGAAACGGTTGATAAAGTAG
- a CDS encoding PTS system mannose/fructose/sorbose family transporter subunit IID — translation MTTPGALNAKILIQTYLRCYFVGAAFNTRGLQTIGLAMAMEPGLAALYPDQADRRQAWKRYLKIYNTHPFWTPFLVGVFLALEARIARKQFPDAMLDQVKSTVVFTLSAVGDSFFGGSLTVFWALGTACLLTAGQMWAAFSLGLTLFLMLNAFKLGTFILGYRQGFAALTRIRSWDLVNWGRRLKVLNAALLVTLWALVWPRDMDPLGWTGGVAAVLAMAYASGKLRINREFLVGLGIAAGLFFLWIRL, via the coding sequence ATGACCACCCCAGGCGCACTCAACGCAAAAATCCTCATCCAGACCTACCTGCGCTGCTACTTCGTGGGGGCGGCCTTCAACACGCGCGGACTGCAGACCATTGGCCTGGCCATGGCCATGGAACCGGGCCTCGCAGCCCTGTACCCCGACCAGGCGGATCGCCGGCAAGCCTGGAAGCGCTACCTCAAGATATATAATACTCACCCCTTCTGGACGCCTTTTTTGGTGGGGGTTTTCCTTGCGCTCGAGGCGCGCATTGCCCGCAAGCAGTTCCCGGACGCCATGCTCGACCAGGTGAAAAGCACCGTGGTCTTCACCCTTTCCGCAGTTGGGGATTCGTTTTTCGGCGGCAGCCTGACAGTATTCTGGGCGCTTGGAACCGCCTGCCTGCTCACGGCCGGCCAGATGTGGGCGGCGTTTAGCCTGGGGCTTACGCTCTTTCTTATGCTGAACGCCTTCAAGCTGGGCACCTTCATTCTCGGCTACCGGCAGGGGTTCGCCGCCCTCACCCGCATCCGCTCCTGGGACCTGGTGAACTGGGGCCGGAGGCTCAAGGTGTTGAACGCCGCGCTTTTGGTTACGCTCTGGGCGCTGGTGTGGCCCAGGGACATGGACCCTCTGGGCTGGACCGGAGGGGTGGCCGCCGTGCTCGCGATGGCCTACGCCTCCGGTAAACTGCGTATCAACCGGGAGTTCCTGGTGGGCCTGGGTATTGCCGCTGGTTTGTTTTTTCTTTGGATTCGATTATAA
- a CDS encoding HPr family phosphocarrier protein, whose protein sequence is MPETITTNEQEPDCGNACARIVCVLNEQGLHARPAAKLAQTAQQFGSAITISMGSQQVDAKSILDILTLAARHGANLEIRATGDDASQALDTLADMFKNRFQ, encoded by the coding sequence ATGCCAGAAACGATTACCACAAACGAACAAGAACCGGATTGCGGCAATGCTTGCGCCCGGATCGTCTGCGTTCTCAATGAACAAGGGCTGCATGCCCGCCCTGCCGCCAAGCTTGCGCAAACGGCCCAGCAGTTCGGCTCGGCCATCACCATCTCCATGGGTTCCCAACAGGTGGACGCCAAGTCCATCCTGGATATCCTCACCTTGGCGGCCAGACACGGGGCCAACCTGGAAATTCGGGCCACGGGCGACGACGCGAGCCAGGCCCTGGATACCCTGGCGGACATGTTTAAAAATCGTTTCCAGTAA
- the ptsP gene encoding phosphoenolpyruvate--protein phosphotransferase, giving the protein MALATLTGIPISAGIAIGKAYFLNRSHFGQVPRQTLADDLVEDEAARLRDAFAEAKLELSDIRQRVPAELKDHALIIDSHLMIMSDPKLQGSAVTHLTTLRINAEWALEKAVSDLEEAFNALDDPYFRERAQDVRMVAGRVRAKLMGQKVDFKALGSRAVLLAHDLTPADTVELQVDKIMGFATVQGGKTSHAGILAKSLGIPAVVGVGGIEEAVTDGNLVIVDGIKGMVLVEPDEDELAHYGDLKYQFESHRTAIIKNCHLPGETIDGYRIKVKANIELYEEVAQVIDNGGDGIGLFRTEYTYLNRTQLPTEEELLEHYRDLADILSPKRVILRTLDLGADKFMAHFGRLEEQNPAMGLRAIRFCLRHRELFRTQIRAILRASVVGNISIMFPMISGLKELRQSINLLRLCQQELSKEGLAFNPEMPVGMMVELPSAVMTAEIMAKEVDFFSIGTNDLIQYSLGIDRTNRHVSYLYQPLHPAVVRSIKHVVDAAHQAGIECNLCGEMASDPFCVPILMGMQMDAISLTPQTIPGIKHLIRQATMDDCKKLLKQVLESPTVARTNQLVRETIFQKFPDQLSYFYSLLDSEEGPTK; this is encoded by the coding sequence ATGGCCCTAGCCACTCTCACCGGCATCCCCATCTCCGCTGGCATAGCCATCGGAAAGGCATATTTCCTCAACCGTTCCCACTTCGGCCAAGTGCCGAGGCAAACCCTTGCCGACGACTTGGTGGAGGACGAAGCCGCACGCCTGCGGGATGCGTTCGCAGAAGCCAAGCTGGAGTTGTCCGACATACGCCAGCGTGTGCCAGCCGAACTCAAGGACCACGCCCTGATCATCGATTCCCATCTCATGATCATGAGCGACCCCAAACTTCAGGGCTCGGCCGTCACCCACCTCACTACGCTTCGCATCAACGCCGAATGGGCTCTGGAAAAGGCCGTTTCCGACCTGGAGGAGGCCTTCAACGCCCTGGACGACCCGTATTTCCGCGAGCGGGCCCAGGACGTGCGCATGGTGGCCGGACGGGTACGCGCCAAGCTCATGGGCCAGAAGGTGGACTTTAAGGCCCTGGGCAGCCGGGCGGTGCTCCTGGCCCATGACCTCACCCCGGCGGACACCGTTGAGTTGCAGGTGGACAAGATCATGGGCTTCGCCACGGTGCAGGGCGGCAAGACCTCTCATGCGGGAATTCTGGCCAAGTCCCTGGGCATCCCAGCCGTGGTTGGCGTGGGCGGCATCGAAGAGGCCGTCACCGACGGCAACCTGGTGATCGTGGACGGGATCAAAGGCATGGTCCTGGTGGAGCCCGACGAAGACGAACTGGCCCACTACGGAGACCTCAAGTACCAGTTCGAATCCCACCGCACGGCCATAATAAAGAACTGCCACCTCCCCGGAGAGACCATCGACGGCTACCGCATCAAGGTGAAGGCCAACATCGAGCTCTACGAGGAAGTGGCCCAGGTCATCGACAACGGCGGGGACGGCATTGGCCTGTTTCGCACCGAATACACCTACTTGAACCGCACGCAGCTCCCCACGGAGGAAGAACTCCTGGAGCACTACCGCGACCTGGCGGACATCCTCTCGCCCAAGCGGGTCATCCTTCGCACCTTGGACCTGGGCGCGGACAAATTCATGGCCCATTTCGGACGCCTGGAGGAACAGAACCCGGCCATGGGGCTTCGGGCCATCCGCTTCTGCCTGCGCCACCGGGAGCTCTTCCGCACCCAGATCCGCGCCATCCTGCGCGCCTCGGTGGTGGGCAACATCTCAATCATGTTCCCCATGATCTCGGGCCTGAAGGAACTGCGGCAGTCCATCAACCTCTTGAGGCTCTGCCAGCAGGAGCTCTCCAAGGAAGGCCTGGCCTTCAACCCCGAGATGCCCGTGGGCATGATGGTGGAGCTCCCTTCGGCGGTGATGACCGCGGAGATCATGGCCAAAGAGGTGGATTTCTTCTCCATCGGCACCAACGATCTTATCCAGTATTCCCTGGGCATCGACCGCACCAACCGGCACGTGTCCTATCTGTATCAGCCGCTGCACCCGGCGGTGGTGCGCTCCATAAAGCACGTGGTGGACGCGGCGCACCAGGCAGGCATCGAGTGCAACCTGTGCGGCGAGATGGCCTCGGACCCGTTCTGCGTTCCCATCCTCATGGGCATGCAGATGGACGCCATCAGCCTGACCCCCCAGACCATCCCAGGCATAAAGCACCTCATCCGCCAGGCCACAATGGACGACTGCAAGAAGCTTTTGAAGCAGGTGCTGGAAAGCCCCACCGTGGCCCGCACCAACCAGCTCGTTCGCGAGACCATCTTCCAGAAATTCCCGGACCAGCTCTCGTACTTCTATTCTCTGCTGGATTCCGAGGAGGGCCCCACCAAGTGA
- the smpB gene encoding SsrA-binding protein SmpB, whose product MSLKTGDGIKIVAVNKKARHFYEILGTMEAGIVLTGSEVKSLRGGKVNFKDGYVRFTGGFEAFLCGVHISPYENAGMDQHNPDQDRKLLLHEHEIRAWKAKVEQKGLTVVPLKIYLKRGRFKVEIGLARGKNVHDRRDAMKERDLDREAQREKERY is encoded by the coding sequence GTGAGTTTAAAAACGGGCGACGGTATCAAGATCGTCGCAGTCAATAAAAAGGCCCGGCATTTCTACGAGATTCTCGGGACCATGGAGGCCGGCATCGTCCTTACCGGTTCCGAAGTCAAAAGCCTGCGCGGCGGCAAGGTCAACTTCAAGGACGGCTACGTCCGCTTCACCGGCGGGTTCGAGGCGTTCTTGTGCGGCGTGCACATAAGCCCCTACGAAAACGCCGGCATGGACCAGCACAACCCGGACCAGGACCGGAAGCTTTTGCTGCACGAGCACGAGATACGGGCATGGAAAGCCAAGGTGGAGCAGAAGGGGCTGACCGTGGTGCCCCTGAAGATTTATTTAAAACGAGGCCGCTTCAAGGTGGAGATCGGGTTGGCCCGGGGCAAGAACGTGCATGACCGGCGCGACGCCATGAAGGAAAGGGACCTGGACAGAGAGGCGCAGAGGGAGAAGGAGAGGTATTGA
- a CDS encoding NAD(P)/FAD-dependent oxidoreductase, whose translation MSHRYDILIIGSGAAGGTCSRILKAEGLSVAMVEAGDFGGTCALRGCEPKKVLAETTHAVARCREMAAKNGVTGELSIHWPTLAALKQAYVDSVPPRAESSYEMAGIDLYYGQARFTGPDTVAVGEDESLQAGKIVIATGSRPKTLTFPGAEHVRTSDDFLNLKELPPRIAFIGGGFISMEFSHIAAIAGAKAYVAVRGDRCLKRFDPDLVSQLCQATSKLGVEVLYDSPPHSLEKTGNGYLLRLGRNGEKAVEADLVVHGAGRVPNLDGMAPEAAGIAVEGDKLTLDEFLKTTNPNVYAAGDAAGHYQLTPTAVMEAKAVAANILRGDHARPDYTIIPSATFTHPTLAGVGLTEDAARAKGIAFEVKAKMGLTWPELTRLGITHSGYKVLLEPGTGKLLGLFYLGEDAEEVVNLAALCMRQGMTASQIMDMVWAYPSFGYTLRYMLS comes from the coding sequence ATGTCCCACCGCTACGACATCCTGATCATCGGCTCCGGCGCCGCTGGGGGCACCTGCTCCCGCATTCTCAAGGCCGAGGGGCTCTCCGTTGCCATGGTCGAAGCCGGCGACTTCGGCGGCACCTGCGCCCTGCGCGGCTGCGAACCCAAGAAGGTCCTGGCCGAAACAACCCATGCCGTGGCCCGCTGCCGGGAAATGGCCGCAAAAAACGGCGTGACCGGCGAACTCTCCATCCACTGGCCCACCCTGGCCGCGCTCAAGCAGGCTTACGTGGACAGCGTGCCGCCCAGGGCCGAGAGCTCCTACGAAATGGCCGGCATAGACCTGTACTACGGCCAGGCCCGCTTCACCGGGCCGGACACCGTGGCCGTTGGCGAAGACGAATCCCTCCAGGCCGGAAAGATCGTGATCGCCACAGGCTCGCGCCCGAAGACACTCACCTTCCCCGGCGCTGAACACGTACGCACAAGCGACGATTTCCTGAACCTCAAGGAACTCCCCCCCCGCATCGCCTTCATCGGCGGCGGCTTCATCTCTATGGAGTTCTCCCACATAGCGGCCATAGCCGGGGCCAAGGCGTACGTTGCCGTGCGCGGCGACCGCTGCCTCAAGCGCTTCGATCCGGACCTGGTCTCCCAGCTGTGCCAGGCCACCTCGAAACTCGGCGTGGAAGTGCTCTACGATTCCCCGCCCCACTCGCTGGAAAAGACCGGCAACGGCTATCTTCTGCGCCTGGGCCGAAACGGCGAGAAAGCAGTGGAGGCGGACCTGGTGGTCCACGGCGCGGGCCGGGTGCCGAACCTGGACGGGATGGCCCCGGAAGCCGCAGGCATCGCCGTGGAGGGCGACAAACTCACCCTGGACGAATTCTTAAAAACCACCAATCCCAACGTATACGCAGCCGGAGACGCGGCCGGACACTACCAGCTCACGCCCACGGCCGTCATGGAAGCCAAGGCCGTTGCCGCCAACATCCTGCGCGGCGACCACGCCAGGCCAGACTACACAATCATCCCCAGCGCCACCTTCACCCACCCCACCCTGGCCGGGGTGGGGCTCACCGAAGATGCGGCCAGAGCCAAGGGCATAGCCTTCGAGGTCAAGGCCAAGATGGGGCTTACCTGGCCCGAGCTTACCCGTCTGGGCATCACCCACTCGGGCTACAAGGTTCTCCTGGAGCCGGGCACAGGCAAGCTGCTCGGGCTTTTCTACCTGGGCGAAGACGCCGAGGAGGTGGTCAACCTGGCCGCTCTATGCATGCGCCAGGGCAT